From the Pediococcus acidilactici genome, the window GGGTTCAATACCGAAGATGTCGGCATTTAATTCAACGGTTCCGTTTTGAGTTCCGTCTTGTTTGAATAATGATACGTTAGCCATTTATTGGTCCTCCTCTCTTATTTAGATGTGTTTTTTACAGTACTCTTAACAACTACGTATGACTTCTTAGCACCAGGTACGTTACCCTTAACTAAAAGTACGTTGTTTTCTGTATCTGCCTTAACGATTTCTAGATTTTGAATTGTAACTGTCTTGTTACCCATGCGACCTGGCAACTTCTTACCTGGGAACACGCGGTTAATAATTGCTCCCAATGAACCAGGACGACGGTGGTAACGAGAACCGTGCGCCATCGGACCACGACGTTGACCGTCTTTTTTGATAACACCTTGGAAACCATGTCCCTTAGTTGTACCAGTTACATCGACGAAGTCACCTGCTTCAAAGATGTCTGCTGCGATCTTGTCTCCGACTTTAACATCTTCCCCAAGCTCAACATCTCTGATTTCGTGAATGAAGCGCTTAGGATTTGTATTTGCTTTTGCTACGTGGCCTTGTTCAGGTTTGTTACTCAATACTTGACGCTTGTCGTCAAAACCTAATTGAGCTGCTGCATAACCGTCGTTTTCAACAGTCTTAAGTTGCAATACAACGTTAGGAGTAGTATCGATTACTGTAACTGGGATTAATTCACCAGCTTCAGTGAAAACCTGTGTCATTCCGACCTTCTTACCTAAGATTCCTTTTGTGGTCATTAGTACACCTCCGTTTGTGCTTTAAAATTATAATTTGATTTCGATATCTACACCGCTTGGCAAGTCAAGCTTCATCAAAGAATCA encodes:
- the rplC gene encoding 50S ribosomal protein L3 — encoded protein: MTTKGILGKKVGMTQVFTEAGELIPVTVIDTTPNVVLQLKTVENDGYAAAQLGFDDKRQVLSNKPEQGHVAKANTNPKRFIHEIRDVELGEDVKVGDKIAADIFEAGDFVDVTGTTKGHGFQGVIKKDGQRRGPMAHGSRYHRRPGSLGAIINRVFPGKKLPGRMGNKTVTIQNLEIVKADTENNVLLVKGNVPGAKKSYVVVKSTVKNTSK